The Montipora foliosa isolate CH-2021 chromosome 1, ASM3666993v2, whole genome shotgun sequence DNA segment ATATGTCATTGACCTTCTAATTGCCCttactcgcagtcggagactgaactGCTAAGGGCGCAACTCAACTGGGTCGGACTGAAGGAGCTGTGCAGCCGGCTAGGTGCttggcccctgaacacgaccaaGGTATGACCtcagagcacagcaccacagccagatcgAATAGGCAGGGAGttgattttgctgagggaggaaaacctgagtgcccagagaaaaaccctcagagtaagattgagattgactgaaactcagcccacatacaaaCTTGGGATGTGATCCCGGGTctgcagaggtgggaggcacgagCATTACCACGAGGCCATCCTTACTCCCTTCAATTTGATCAGAAGAAAGAGTCTACAGTATTAATTAATGTATTTTGACAAGAGGGCTCAGAGGTTATAATTCCTGCATATTCCCCCATCACTGGTGACACATGCACACTTTGAATTAAAAATAGTTAGTCAGATGTTTGTGTCCATCTTCAAGATAAACTCTGATCTGTTCTTATTTTAAGTCCAACAGAAAAATAATAGGACAGTACTGCAAGTCTCATCAGCATGAAATGACATGACTATTCCAGGGATGGCGGTAAGGGGCAGGGGGGCAGGGGGGTAGTGGTGAGGAGTATGGGTGAAGGGTGAGGGGTAGGGAGTGAAGGGTactatagctgaaacaacccaaacctttacaaaaatgctaaccttaggcctacacactatgctttagataatgactatgcctaaggttagcatttttgtaaaggtttgggtatTTTTATCTATGGCACTcctacccctacccctaccccctACCCCCTACCCTCACCCCCTACCCCCCACCCCCAGTATTGTCATGCCGGCATGAAATGCAGCGTTAATCTTTCACTAGACAAGCTGAGAACATAATCATTATATACATGACAATAACTAACCTATGACAGCAAGTCTAGAGTCTTTGGACTCAACAAACCAACTAAGTGTTTAAAGGTACATGTAACCTCAACCAAGGCTGCTGTCTAAGCAAATTTTTCCTCGAGCCCCTCAGGCTTCCAACGTTGAAAGTTAGTAGCctaagtcattttttcaagagcccagaattaattaattaaaagtgaggatgaatcaccttgtgataagccAGGTGCCTGCTCAGGCTACttgttcaaaaatttggttgccTGCGCTCGCAAGTAAGGCaccccaggcgaccgggcgaccgttaggcagcagccttgtcaACCCAAACACAAAAAACTTTTATACCACAGAAAGTAACACTTATAATCAAACTTGTCTGAAAATTCATCAAAGCAAGTGCTTGTGTCTctgaaataattaaatttcagaaTTGCTCCTTTTTGTTTTCACATTGTCTGGCCCCTGCCACCTTGAATAATAATGTTGCAGTTGCACTATTGTCATAAcacaaaagctctttgtttcAGATTTATAGTGAAACCATAGCACATCACAATAACAATTAAaacttattcaagatggtggcccCAGTCACACTGGTGGAACATGAGTTGTCTCACTGTACAACTTCTCCCTTAAATATAAAactattttttgttaaatttgataaaagtatgtttggCAAGAGGCTTTAGTTTAATCATGAATGAAGAGGAATCTCTGACTTTGACCTGCTCTCTGGCAAATGGAGAATTACTGATAGGCTCCAAGCTTCTGGCATCATAAAGTCCCTCAACGGGGGGCGCACCAATGGAGTCCTTAGGAGTACAACCAACAGACGACAATCTAAAATGTTGCATGTGTCCAGAATGTTTTGTTAGGTTTAAATGACACAAGGTCCagtaaaaaatacaaagaatgCTTAAGAGGGGGACAGTGAGTTCCAAAAGTAACTGATATATTATTCTCCAATCCTAGTCCTGAGAAAAGATATTCCAGTTTGATTCTGACTTTTTCCTGCATTGGAGCcacttcaagaaaaaaaaaagtagtacTGTATGCAAAAATGTAAACATGAACAATAGCAAGTCCGTTGAGTAGTTACTGTACAATCAGCAAAATGATCATTGATGAACCTTCTCTTCACACTTGCATCATTTCTTTTCTGTATTACAGCAAAGGACAGTTTACTTGTAATTTTGTTGCACTTTTACGAAGTGAATTGGTTTTTTCACAGCTTTTTTATCCTTAAAATGGTTTATGCTCCCTTGTTGCCTAAgatatttttcctttgttccccTGTTGCCCAACTCAAATCAGCCacgttcccttgttccccaaatccTCATGGGAGACCCTCAACAATCTCCTACTGACCTTGGCACTGTTTTGTCGGCTTTAGCTATCAATCCCTGTGGTCTGAGTGGTGAGTTAACATGGTAAGGGTAGCTCCTCGGTGAGGACAGTGGTCCTGTTCGGCCAGGGCTTCCCTTGTATGATCCCAATGATGAACCAACAGGTCTTCCTCTTGGTAGGGGCTGAAGACAAAATTATTTGTCCTCAATGCCTGATTTCATACAACTGGACTTCGCTTTTACGCAAAGGAAATGAAAGATTCAAGAGGTAATACTGCACAATAATTCACCTACTGTATACCCAATGCACCAAGGAATTGATTGACATCATAAAAGGTTAGTAACAAATTTAAAGGTAATTTTTTTAACAGACTAATAAAGATCCCTACACGGTTATCCAAAGCCAGATTGCAAGCAGTTGTTAGTATGTGGTTTAAAAACCAACtgatttcatatatatcattcAGAAACTTGAACACGCTAATATTATGGCGCGAAATTCCAAAAAGCGTCAAAAATTagttttgtacatgtatgtacgcGTACGTAAAGAATCGAGATTGATCCCTTCTCTCGATCCCCAACTTTTTTAAGGACTGTCAAAGAAGCGCGAAATTGGCTGCAAAAATAGTCACCAAAAGAAATCGATCTTACCGCTACAGCCGGCGAATTTCCGCCAAGAAGATACTGCGGTAAATAGCCAGGGGAATTCGAAGAAGGCGAACCCATGGTGTGGCTTTCGTGCACTACACAACAAATAAAATTACGATGATTGCAATGAAATCGTAACTAAAGCCAAACTGGACTTCTCTTACTGTGATCCATGTCGATTTTGTTCCTTTCCTTgagaaatttaattttctttcgaTCCTTGTGCTTTATTACGTGATTAAAGGTCAATGGTCAGCGGTTATTTGAAAGACATTTTACGTGAAGCTTAAATAACGTAGTAAATATTGCGTATGCGTGGTGTGTCAATCGTTTTAATCCTCAGAGCCGCGATCCTTTTGTCCAGCGCCGCGTATCGCTGGCCTAAAGGATCGCGGCTCTGGGAATGAGATTGTGCAAGAGAAGATAGTCCCCGTGGTGGCATAACGTGCAAAATGTCGTTCGTAAATCGCGCAAACCAAAGTTTTACAACCCATGCTCGTCTCTGGTACCTCATAGATGCAAGAGACCAAGTTTGTGGACGGCTGGCTTGTTTCATAGGGCAAATTCTGCAGGGGAAGACTAAACCTATCTATCATCATTCTCTTGACTTGGGTGACTTTGTGGTTGTAACAAATACCAAGCATATCTCTCTCACGGGTGCCAAATGGAACAAGAAGATATATCGTCATCACACGGGTTACCCTGGGGGTCTGAAAGAAGTAATTGCAAGGAACCTACATAAGACAGATAGTACCAGAATCTTATGGCGTGCAGTTTATGGAATGTTACCAAAAAACAACCTCAGGCCCATCTGGATGAAAAGACTGTATTTGTTTGAGAGCAATGAACATCCTTATGCAGAGAACATTTTTACAAAGTTGGAAGCTCCAGCACCTCTTCCTAAAAGGCTCACAGAGTTCACTCCAGAGGAAATTGCAAATTATCCAAGCATTTATTGATTATAATCTATTTTGGGAAGTCATCTACGGGGGAGCATTCTTCTTTACAGTACTGACCATTGTCATTTTAGTCCTGTGACCAATGACACCCAAAATGAGAGTCTGAGTCTGCTCCTCCTGTGACGTCAAAAACTGCTTTGCAGAGGgaagaaaatatttcaaatcagGAAGCAAACCACTTTCTGTTGTTTACCTGAGGGATAAACCATTTCAAATAATATTGACCATTTCCATAGCTGTCAGTAATCTTTCTTAAAACCAGCATCTCTGAATGTCAATCAGGAAGACATCCAAGTGTGGAATGTCGTTGTGTTTTGGGCTCCCTCCTCTTTCACCTGAGGTAGCGATCACTTGGGTTCATGTGTGATATATCTCTCAGTAGGATCCCTCATCAGGAGCcttccttattattattattattattattattattattattattattattaattttatttttttatcatcatCTAGGGATCTTTAGCAATGACTATGGGAACTACACCAagaatgtcatctcaaaacataataTACTcatattatatactcaacagaatatcacaTTTCTGAGTGGTCAATGATGAATGCATAAATAAGTTATAGAGTGCAAAAGAGGTTAGAGAGGTCAAtgtggaagttgctatggaaacacagcaatTGAGTTTAGTATAGAGTACAATTACTGGTAATAAAAAATcgtattatatgactagctccttGACCAGGCAAGATGAATCAAATCCTGCACTGTGATTGGCCACctgagcaggcaagatggagctatactgcccgccggggatttctcgcttgatcccacaagatcaaagatcattaattttttttggtgttttatcccatatgatAAATCCTGTATTGACCAAGCTTGCTCAGTCAaggtggctggatattggccttgttctttttctgcGTGTTAtggccttgacttcgtcttagtccataaacacgcaagaAAAAGagcttggccaatatccagccatcttgacctcgcGCTTGTTTAATAACCCATATAATTTATATGATCTTGCTTTGTGCATTTTGTGGGTTGATGCAAAAAAAATCTCCATATTAGATCTCCAGGAGTTGATATCTCTGGAAATGGAGTTTCTTAGAGCATTCCCTCAACCTtcttcccagggtctctcttttctGCCCCCAAAGAGGGACCCTGGAAACAAGGTTGGCATTCCCTTACCTTCCAAGCTCATCCCCACAGAGTATGGCCATCAAGAACACAATGTTTTGGTATGGGCAGTTTAATCCTTACTCAAATATATGCTTCCCTTTTAACCACTGGCCACTTCTGCTTCAAACATGGATAATACAGTACCACAGTACATTACAATACTGTAGGCAATTATAGCCAAACAAATGGCTAGGAAGATTCAGTATTAAATAATGCTTCAAAAATGTATCAGGCCAGGTACCTTTGTGTTACTCAGGGGGTTtccaatgataataatattattattggctCTATCTGGAGGGGAAAAAGCGACGGTGTGTTTGAAGAAGTGAATAGGACAACATAAGAGAAGCCATGCTGGCTTTTTTCTGGTTCTTTCATTTTACATTGTCCCAAAACTAAATGATGCAAATTATTATGCCATTTTGCAAGTCAAGTAGTGGCaacaacattttcaaaaaaacataAGGCAAATTTTCGGCTTTAAAGGCCCACATTCGCCCAAACATTATTGCACACCGTGACTGAATTTCGTGCAACACGAAATTACCTAAATATCTGACATGTTGTTTCCCGCATGATTTGCCTGAGTGCCTGTAGCCAATCACATCACGTATTTGGACAAGtcgtcatttgaaaacaaaaacaaatgactgcaatgacttttgggtgaaggtgggcctttaagcttTATCAAATAATCCATGATGACAAGAAAAACAGCTAGCATGTAATGCCTCAAAAAAAGCTTCAAGAAATGTTAACGTAATAATCTTTAGCATCAATGGAGCATTGAGCATTTTGCTTTCCTTTGTACCAGTTGCCATGATCACAGCCTATCAGGTATGTTGCAAAGGCAGACTGACAAGGAAAATGTCCCAGTTGGTCTTGATACATTTTACAAAGTTGCCCACCGGATTAATCTACAATGTGAGCCAGGTATCCAGCTTTACTGGGTCTTTCGACCTGAGGACCACTAATTGTCTGCAACCCTGCAGAATACTAGATGCTGAAACTCACGCAAGCTTCTAGCTGTGCTTAATGGACTACTTTCacaaaatggcattttagtTGTGTGCAGCCATGATTCTTCTGGTCAGCACTGAGGGGAAACCAGGGACAAATCAGGAAGGCTGTGAGTAATGGACTTTTGCTCTGAGCTCTTCACAGTCTTAGATTCTTGAAAAATGTAGTGGTTGCAGACAGGGACAAATGGCTTGCATGTGGCCAGAGGTGTTTATTGTTGATGCATACTTAAAGGAATCAGCCTTTAAGGACAAGGATGTTAGAACAGAAACCCCAGAACTACCTAGTTGCAAGTCTCTTTGTAAAAGTTTGGTTAAAAATATCAGTAAAAAGCCAAAGGTACATGGGAACAAAACATGACGATCTACGCCAGATACACAAGCTCAGGGGAAAAGAgtaacaatatttattaattaaatttaaacaaaagtCCCAGTGGCCACTTCGACCATTTTCGGAAACTTGACTTTCTTTGTGTCCAGCTCGGTCTGTGCCCACAGCAACAGCTTGAGAAGGTTCGACAGCTTGGGCGAAGTTTCCCTGTTTTCCGCCTCCAGAATGGCAGCATTCAATTCACTGGCAACTTTTTGTCTTTGAGAAGGGCAAAGCAGTTCGCCAAAAGGAGAGTCCTGCGGGTTATCGAAGGCCAGGAGAGCCATCGTACGCTCTAGCTCCTCTAAAAACTCGGGGAATTCATTTCCCTGCTCAGCAAGCTGGTTCTGGGCAAAGTCAACAGCGGATTCAATTTCTTTGTCGCGAATTAATTCGATGAGGCGTTGTTGTTGCAAATGGAAGTAAAGATGGGGTTTACAATCCAGTATTTCTGGGTTTAGCTTGTTTGTCAGTGCGATAGCCTCCTCCATGTCCCCACGTTGAACTGCTGCCCTTATTTTGATCCTTTCATCCAGGCTATCGAGGGGAGCCGATGGTTGCGTTCCGGattcaattttgaatttttcagcAGCCTCCTTGAAGCCTTCAGTGACGAGGTAATCCATTATCAAACGGTTCATGTCTGCCCTCTGAAAACGCATATCTGTTAACTTAGTCATCCACTCCTCTCTATTCCCTTCTTCTCCTTTATCTGCCTGGCTCATTTGCGAGGAAAATAGGCTCTTCTCACTGGTAGAAAACCAGAGATACGACGAAGATTCTCTCTCTGAAAAGCCCAACAAAACTGAAAACCATGCCTGTATTACGCATGCGTCATTCAATTCAAAACGAGGCTAGATTGAGGTTCTGTCTCTCTTGCTCCTCTCTCATCGACTCAGAGGTAAGGGAAATACATATCTTTAAAATCTTTATCAATCCTGGCTTCGAAATCCTGGTCTTGCATTTATGTGGAGTGAAAACATTATTTTGAGGATTGTTGCTTGTATCTATCTCCTTTGAAGGAAATTCTATTCGTTTTTGTGGCAATTCTCGTTCTTTCAAATCGTCCCTGTGTAAGTCTCATCAGAGGTCCTGTCGTACGTCCAAAGGGCAACGTCGTATTTACAACACTCAAAGGAGATTCGATTTCTTGTCGTCGTGAAAGTTATTCCTAAGGCGGCTACCTCCTTTGGCAGTTTTTCCTCAACGTTaaacgaagaaaaaacaaaatgcgcATAATTTGACTCAACAATTCTCCTTCTTCGTTTCTCCCTTCAGAAATTTCACTTGTGGTCACTTGTAAGCTTAATATCAGAATGTGTATGTCTGCAACTTTTCATATTCCCCCGATCAGTAAATGAAACTTAACAGTAAGGCCAATAATTTTCATAAATCAAAGCCTTCTCAAAGCAGGATGTATACGGTGAGGTGTTTGTAGCAAGTTGTTGGACAACAGAGTGTATGGTGAAAGTTTTAAACTAAAATTTGATATTCTCTGTATTTAAGCTGACTTACAACTGAAGAAATGGGAGCATATAAGTACCTTGAGGAGCtttacaaaaagaaacaatCGGACCTTCTGCGGTTCCTATTGCGTATACGGTGTTGGCAATTCCGTCAACTAAATGCCATCCATAGAGCATCCCGTCCCACACGTGTTGACAAAGCACGCCGACTTGGTTACAAGGCCAAGCAAGGATATGTTATTTACCGTGTTCGTTTGCGTCGTGGTGGTCGCAAGCGTCCAGTGCCTAAGGGTGCCACATATGGTAAACCTACAAACCAAGGAGTCAACCAACTGAAGTTTCAGAGGAGCTTGAGATCTGTTGCTGAGGTATGCATTTGTGTAAGATTTTATTCCCCTGCTGTTGGCATTGTGTTTGTGATGAATACCATCGGAAGCACACAACCTTGAAGGGTGTAACTTGcatctcttttccttggaatGTAGCTGAGGGTTTCAGGACACCAATTTTTGCCCAATATGGAGAAAAATAAGGTCGAAGCTGTACGTGCcagaaaatgcacgagctatgTTACATCgaaacaaagaaatttttaaaGTCTAAAAACTGAACCAAAGTTAAACCCTTCAAGGTTATGAACTTCTGATACCATGTAAAGCAGGGGTGGGAGACAATCTCAACTACAGGCCCTGTTGCCATGTAAACTTCCACTGGCCAAAACTGCTATTTATCAGATTCTAGAGCAGCAAAATTAAGACAACCCGCTTGGCCATATGCGGCTTACGAGTGAACACTCTCGGTTAACCcatgactcccaggggttccccactgacgagtaaaatcgtccagggcgttagacagagtaaaatactaagtctggcccgtttgggccggtttggacgtcaaaggggtAATGGATGTCGACCATATTTGGTGTAGTTGTGTGACCACAACAGAAAAAACCTTAAAACTTATGCAGGATACATTTTGAACGAATAAAATTCACATGATCAAACATAGAACTTTGTTAGAATTTACAGATTTGTTGAAAATTTGAATGTTATTTTTTAAGGGCTGTGATCTCAGAttttaagcaataattattgtctttgatCTACTTTGAAAAACGATTATTCGATTTGTAGGATGATGCgggggatttttttctttcccatCGTCTGAAAATAATATAGTTGTTACCATTGTCCTCTAACTAGTAGGCTATTTTCAAACACACACTTTTACTCGGATTAGGATTAGGACTGGCGCTAGTCATGCATGCGCATTCTTGCATGTCAGTTCAAATGCAATGATTTCGTCTTTTCTTGACCTGTAACTTGCAAGGTCCGTGGCATTTTTTGCATTATTGTATCTAGAAAACCTTGATACTAGTAAACACAAACTCTGACTCGACCCCTTGCACCATGATGGTAGTTGCTTAAAGTCATGTTGTCATCTTCTTAAAATAggaaccttaagatctacgacggcgacgtcgacgaaaacgtcacctcaaaatagaacttcgctctggtaaaagtctttcgcgattattccatctcgttcacttcgtacattgtgggcaaagtatccaaAAAATacattggtacgagcggtttgagactgaaaatagagaatgaaagattctctgttgcatgctaacgttgtcgtcaaaacctaaaatttagtgatttcacgtcgtcgtcatgcagagaaccgcaaaaatatgagctaaaatccgtgctgcacgtgcagcacgattatttatgctcttttaaccaatgatatcattgttttgtggcgttttcgtcgacgtcgtcgtcgtcatagatcttaagctccctaatgttttGAAGTTGACTTCAACTGTATGTGACAATGTGTTGGGTTGAATTTCTCCCTGTCCAACTGGAACTGGTAAGGCCCCTAACTGCTAATTCAGGCTTTTGAAGAAAGCAGTAATTTCTTCTATGGTGGCTTTATCGCCCAATTTTtcctcaagaaaaaaattctgtctgtgtgctttgtgtaggatttttgtttttgcaagtttcTTGAACAGTCATTGTACACATCGTCTGACAGTTTACATCTTCGTCCAGCCATCGCGTTTAAATCTATATGTCCCAAACAAGAACATAACCAAAGGATCCTAGATAAATTCCAGTCTTTTTATCAGCTTTTCAGAGAGTTAAACTTTTCATGCATGGGGTTCCTACCATTTTGGAGGCCGGTTGGCAGTCTGCACTTTTGCTCAAGAACACTGCTGGCAAAATTTCATTCTTGGCAACAGACTTTTAGTTAAaaaggacccccccccccccctccctaaTTTTGGGTAGCTTTTAGCCACAATTTAGAGAACAGCACACCAATTCAGTTTCCACTGTTACATGTATATGATTCATGAAAAGCGGTGGAAAACAGACTGTAATAATATTATGATACCTGCAGTAATATGATCCTAAGACAACTTCTTCATCAGTTCAGTGTTTGCTCAAAGTATCAGTCCACATGATCATAAATCACATGACCATTTTAGCGTGCTGTAACGTTTATGATGTCAAAATTCATTTGTTTAATTGACTCATTGACTTCTGAACTGAACTGACTGGAGGCagaggttgttaacccattgacaagtaaaatcgtctggcgttagatgGGGGGGTCAGTGGGTTGCATGTACATACAGATTGCCCTGGGccgtttttttattgttttttttttgttcacgtTATGCTTCCAGAGCAgcaaaaattaattattctttGATGAAATTATAGTAGTGTTAAAAGTAACAGTTTTTAGTCATGGTGTCAACAAGGAACTCCAGTGGGTCAAATTTTCGCAGCTTCCACCAAAGCATCATACATTTTCTATTTGTTGACCTGAGACTTTCCTTTCCCCCTTCTTTTCTGAAACACTGACATAGGTTGTGGTAGCATTCAGGAGTTATTATATTACTAGTGTTacatcaagttctattgttcagtgttcccctagggattcaaaacaccagaaagGGTGGTGGTTGCATTTGAGAGTTGACACTTGAGTAGCGTCAACATCAGTGTTACACTGTTTCTTCCGAGTGTGACCGCAACCATAGTCCATGGGGGTTGGAGATGgtcacagcaaaaaaaaaaatccaggcttgagcAGGTGGTAGTCCTGTATTTTAATTCCACATTTCAAATATTAAGATCATTTCATTATTCTGTATTATTTTTGTACGTAGTCCATGTAGGCTGGGTCTGCATGAAAGGAAAATACTCTATATCACAGACAGAATTGAGAGGATGGTCATTCAATTCAGAAATTAACAAAGTTTTATTCTGTTGCCACAAATCGGTGTATCTCAAAACGGTTCGCTTTTCAGTGATTGTGTTGAATACCTCCGTTAGAATACTTTTGACAAGTTTAAGAGCTTGCTTCGTTAGTCTGGCAGATGTCAGCGAAATGATAAATCCACAGGTACCGGTTTGACACTGTCACACCTTCCCAAACTCATTAACAATTAGTCCATTTATTAATTTAGCTATTAATCACCGAATATATTGAACACAAGAGTAGCATTCGGGTGGGTGCTCATTCAAATGCAGTATGGCCCTCTCCAGTGAGAGTGGTATTTAATTATACCACTTGATTAAAATTTGTGCAAAGTGGCCTTTCATTGAAGGAAAATATAACACTGCGTAATTTAGTGTTGTATATCAAAAACTCGTACTGCGTACTTCATCGGGGTAATCACACACCGAGAAACAAGTGAAAGCACGAGGCCACACGTGTTTCACTGAGGAATGCATGTGCCAATTTAGCAAAGCAAACCAAAAGAtggttcttcctttcctgttttGTTCCAGGAACGTGCTGGTCGCTATTGTGGTAGCCTTCGAGTACTTAACTCATACTGGGTTGCAGAAGATTCGACTTACAAATACTATGAAATTATCATGGTTGATCCCTTCCACAAGGCTATCCGCCGTGACCCAAGAATCAACTGGATCTGCAAGCCAGTCCATAAGCACCGTGAGCTCCGTGGCCTGACCGCCGCTGGCCGTAAAAACCGTGGTATGCGCAAAGGCCACAGATACAACAAAGTTATTGGTGGCTCGTTCCGTGCGTGCTGGAAGAGGCGCAATACATTGTCACTTCGTAGATATCGTTGATCGGACAGAAATAAAACATTGCATTTACGTTTCTGGTGGTTTGTTTCTTTCTAAGTCCATGCTGGAATGTCTTTTTTTACCATTATTTTTTATATCAGCAACGAAAGTTATCAATTGAAGCTGGAATATGACTCTTTCAGTCCATATTTCTCTTATTCTATTTGCCTTCAACCGTTGGACTGGCTGGCCACCCCTGAACGTAAAACCTCGCCAACCTGTTTCCTTTTGTAAACAGACAGACTGGTGTACTGAAAGTTAttaaataggccacttcggaaaataccataatactctttgtttgtccccccaaattttgcatgagcattgtttttgttttctcttgggccCATTGTAAGTCCCtagagaaacaggaaacaatgcttatgcaaaatttgggggacagacaaagattattatggtattttccaaagtggccatTCTTATTCTCGGTtgatgcatttctcgtgctctaaTTGGTTCActtaatctcggttatcaggTCGTATACCTTactttgaccttatatggcaaatgattacgctaagcgttgctaagcaatttttttggcccggaaatttctctctgaataaagcaaaaaaattttATTTGGGAAAAGTTTGGATccattccgacgtttagaagtacgcgaaaaggcaagaaatgtttttgtgatgagcctgcgtctgtctgaccac contains these protein-coding regions:
- the LOC138002979 gene encoding glucose-induced degradation protein 8 homolog, whose product is MSQADKGEEGNREEWMTKLTDMRFQRADMNRLIMDYLVTEGFKEAAEKFKIESGTQPSAPLDSLDERIKIRAAVQRGDMEEAIALTNKLNPEILDCKPHLYFHLQQQRLIELIRDKEIESAVDFAQNQLAEQGNEFPEFLEELERTMALLAFDNPQDSPFGELLCPSQRQKVASELNAAILEAENRETSPKLSNLLKLLLWAQTELDTKKVKFPKMVEVATGTFV
- the LOC138002989 gene encoding large ribosomal subunit protein eL15-like; the protein is MGAYKYLEELYKKKQSDLLRFLLRIRCWQFRQLNAIHRASRPTRVDKARRLGYKAKQGYVIYRVRLRRGGRKRPVPKGATYGKPTNQGVNQLKFQRSLRSVAEERAGRYCGSLRVLNSYWVAEDSTYKYYEIIMVDPFHKAIRRDPRINWICKPVHKHRELRGLTAAGRKNRGMRKGHRYNKVIGGSFRACWKRRNTLSLRRYR
- the LOC138003000 gene encoding large ribosomal subunit protein uL13m-like, giving the protein MSFVNRANQSFTTHARLWYLIDARDQVCGRLACFIGQILQGKTKPIYHHSLDLGDFVVVTNTKHISLTGAKWNKKIYRHHTGYPGGLKEVIARNLHKTDSTRILWRAVYGMLPKNNLRPIWMKRLYLFESNEHPYAENIFTKLEAPAPLPKRLTEFTPEEIANYPSIY